From Miscanthus floridulus cultivar M001 chromosome 15, ASM1932011v1, whole genome shotgun sequence, the proteins below share one genomic window:
- the LOC136509084 gene encoding uncharacterized protein codes for MPSMASLILRAAARVSSSAASAAYRFAAAAAAAAAARSGSGGAAASDPLKHSSSVAAAGTSRSPASSGSVHPPVAAGAPRSSLSHDTIAKLQAVMDGAPFVQPDWAKFEANEKDLESDDALWDLYERWCKFFNQERDREEMARRFSYFKETVLSVEENKKSDLPYSLGINKFADGKLSELYGKTKTRKYVGRPRCASPIYGSEVGFSFNRDPAANKGPGRRN; via the exons ATGCCGTCGATGGCGTCCCTGATCCTCCGGGCGGCTGCTCGCGTCTCCAGCTCAGCTGCGTCGGCTGCATATCGctttgcggcggcggcggcggcggcggcggcggcccgctCTGGTTCAGGCGGTGCGGCGGCCTCAGATCCGCTCAAGCACTCTTCCTCCGTTGCTGCAGCGGGGACCTCCCGGAGTCCCGCGTCATCTGGCAGCGTTCATCCCCCCGTCGCGGCAGGGGCCCCTCGGAGCAGCCTCTCTCACGACACCATCGCCAAATTACAAGCAGTCATGGACGGGGCACCCTTCGTCCAACCAG ATTGGGCGAAATTCGAGGCAAATGAGAAGGATCTTGAGTCAGATGATGCCCTATGGGACCTGTATGAGCGCTGGTGCAAGTTTTTTAACCAGGAACGTGACCGTGAGGAGATGGCTCGCCGGTTCAGCTACTTCAAGGAGACTGTGCTGAGTGTGGAGGAAAACAAGAAATCTGATCTGCCTTACAGTCTTGGGATTAACAAGTTTGCCGATGGGAAGCTAAGTGAACTCTACGGCAAAACTAAAACCAGGAAGTATGTTGGAAGGCCTCGTTGTGCTTCACCGATCTATGGGAGTGAAGTAGGTTTCTCGTTCAACAGGGACCCTGCAGCTAACAAGGGGCCAGGCCGCCGCAACTGA